In one Paraburkholderia megapolitana genomic region, the following are encoded:
- a CDS encoding pirin family protein gives MLTHRRWESLDRADLGWLRAKHHFAVSADGNPAHGALGPLIVWNDDEIAVGSGFPMHGHRDMEIVTYVRQGLLGHRDTLGSEGAIRAGDVQVMSAGTGIRHAEFNRGDAPLKLFQIWLLPREAGGEPAWGTRPFPKRDRSGRFVVLASGFDGDEGALPVRADARVLGALLKAGESVRYAFGSAHRAYLVVASGRIEVDGELVGPLDGVAITHVAAAQISALEDSELVMVDAG, from the coding sequence ATGCTCACACATCGGCGTTGGGAATCGTTGGACCGGGCGGATCTCGGCTGGCTGCGCGCGAAACATCATTTCGCGGTCAGCGCCGACGGCAATCCCGCGCATGGCGCGCTCGGCCCGCTGATTGTCTGGAACGACGACGAGATCGCCGTGGGCAGTGGTTTCCCGATGCACGGGCACCGCGACATGGAGATCGTCACGTATGTCCGTCAGGGCCTGCTCGGTCATCGAGACACGCTGGGGTCCGAAGGTGCGATCCGCGCAGGTGACGTTCAGGTCATGAGCGCCGGCACCGGCATCCGTCACGCCGAGTTCAACCGCGGTGACGCGCCGCTCAAGCTGTTTCAGATCTGGCTGCTGCCTCGTGAGGCCGGTGGCGAACCCGCATGGGGTACCCGGCCGTTTCCGAAACGCGATCGGTCGGGGCGCTTCGTCGTTCTTGCCAGCGGGTTCGACGGCGACGAAGGGGCGCTTCCTGTTCGCGCCGATGCGCGGGTGCTGGGTGCGCTGCTAAAGGCAGGCGAAAGCGTTCGATACGCGTTCGGTTCAGCGCACCGTGCCTATCTCGTCGTGGCCTCGGGACGTATTGAAGTCGATGGCGAACTGGTTGGGCCGCTCGACGGCGTGGCGATCACGCATGTCGCTGCGGCACAGATTTCCGCTCTTGAAGATTCCGAGCTGGTGATGGTGGACGCCGGCTAA
- a CDS encoding type II toxin-antitoxin system Phd/YefM family antitoxin yields the protein MMNHNQVSKSEFKAKALEFFRQIESSGESVIVTDHGKPVLEVRPFGGIERSPLDVLRGSVVRYDNPTDPVAEGDWEAAQ from the coding sequence ATTATGAATCACAATCAGGTTTCCAAGTCCGAATTCAAGGCGAAAGCGCTTGAGTTCTTCCGGCAAATCGAGTCGTCGGGCGAAAGCGTCATCGTGACCGATCACGGCAAGCCCGTGCTCGAAGTCCGGCCGTTCGGGGGCATCGAGCGCAGTCCCCTGGATGTGCTGCGGGGTTCGGTTGTGCGCTACGACAATCCAACCGATCCGGTCGCGGAAGGTGATTGGGAGGCAGCGCAGTGA
- a CDS encoding LysR substrate-binding domain-containing protein, which yields MNAITDLNDLWLFSEVVEHGSYTAAARSLGLQTSKLSRRIRALEEELGVRLLNRTSRSLSLTETGRQFHQHCLALVAEAKAARDIVDRTRSTPQGTVRIACPVALLESGISRIIARYVEDHPDVQVLLDATNRRVDVVEESLDFAIRVRLPPLENTDLAVRQLGLSIRILVASPALAARHAPPSSVESVQSWPTLSMASSSERFVWNLVDTEGRVTSWVHRPRLATDDLASLRVAALSGVGVALLPRELVEADLEAGRLQHLLPDLATTPGLVHAIFPSRRGMVPAVRHLLDALVAGCADSKWQR from the coding sequence ATGAACGCAATCACCGACCTCAACGATCTTTGGCTCTTCTCAGAGGTGGTCGAGCATGGAAGCTACACGGCGGCCGCGCGCAGTCTCGGTCTGCAGACCTCGAAACTGAGTCGGCGGATTCGGGCGCTGGAAGAAGAGCTCGGCGTCCGGTTGCTCAATCGCACGAGCCGGAGCCTGTCTTTGACGGAAACCGGGCGGCAGTTCCATCAGCATTGCCTCGCGCTGGTGGCGGAAGCAAAGGCCGCCCGGGATATCGTGGACCGGACCCGGTCCACGCCACAGGGGACCGTGCGCATCGCCTGTCCCGTGGCTCTGCTCGAGTCGGGCATCTCCAGGATCATCGCGCGCTACGTCGAGGACCACCCCGATGTCCAGGTTCTGCTGGATGCAACCAATCGCCGCGTGGATGTCGTGGAGGAAAGCCTGGACTTTGCCATCCGGGTCAGGCTTCCTCCGCTGGAGAACACCGATCTTGCCGTCCGTCAGTTGGGTCTGTCGATCCGCATTTTGGTGGCCAGCCCCGCACTGGCAGCACGCCATGCGCCGCCCAGTTCCGTCGAATCCGTGCAGAGCTGGCCCACGCTTTCGATGGCGAGCAGCAGCGAGCGATTTGTCTGGAATCTGGTCGACACCGAAGGGCGCGTGACGTCATGGGTGCATCGGCCCCGCCTCGCGACCGACGACCTGGCCAGCCTTCGGGTCGCGGCGCTATCTGGCGTCGGCGTGGCCTTGCTGCCGAGGGAACTGGTGGAGGCCGACCTCGAGGCCGGCCGGCTGCAGCACCTGCTACCAGATCTCGCCACTACGCCTGGCCTCGTCCACGCGATCTTCCCCTCACGTCGGGGCATGGTTCCGGCCGTGCGTCATCTGCTCGATGCGCTGGTTGCAGGATGCGCAGATTCGAAGTGGCAGCGCTAG
- a CDS encoding SUMF1/EgtB/PvdO family nonheme iron enzyme, with protein sequence MKRDLAVQHPLIQRLIEARNVTDALFAVVKPEFLYDRPIRERHRIVFYVGHLEAFDRNLFAERLCALPAFAPSLDALFAFGIDPVDEGFPTDQPADWPTFDIVRDYAERARTQIDQALATIDFERDGMATGSPAQLLNVAIEHRLMHAETLAYMLHQLPLAQKAAPLSGRNASPAQARDAVRALAAPAMMSVPAGPTVLGIAKESGQFGWDNEFGELRVDVPEFEIDRYMVTNGEYRDFIDAGGYRERAWWNDADWAWREAEQIEHPVVWSRGHDDSADGNAWTLRTMFDDIPLPLDWPVYVSHAEASAYARWAGKSLPTEAQWQRAAHGAPQGVSGNFDFRNWNPQPVDAHPDNVSAFGVEGQFGNGWEWTATQFDALPGFEAFPFYLGYSANFFDGQHYVLKGGSARTALSMLRPSFRNWFQAHYQHVYAGFRCVRG encoded by the coding sequence ATGAAACGCGACCTTGCCGTCCAGCATCCGCTCATCCAACGCCTGATCGAAGCCCGTAATGTGACCGACGCGCTGTTTGCCGTCGTCAAACCCGAATTCCTCTATGACCGGCCGATTCGCGAGCGTCATCGCATCGTGTTCTACGTCGGCCACCTCGAAGCGTTCGACCGCAATCTGTTCGCCGAACGCCTGTGCGCTCTGCCCGCCTTCGCGCCGTCGCTCGACGCGCTGTTCGCGTTCGGCATCGATCCCGTCGACGAAGGTTTCCCGACCGACCAGCCGGCCGACTGGCCCACGTTCGACATCGTGCGCGACTACGCAGAACGCGCCCGCACGCAGATCGATCAGGCGCTCGCCACAATCGATTTCGAGCGCGACGGCATGGCGACCGGTTCGCCCGCGCAATTGCTGAACGTGGCGATCGAGCACCGCTTGATGCATGCGGAAACGCTCGCTTACATGCTGCATCAGTTGCCGCTTGCGCAGAAAGCGGCGCCGTTGTCCGGTCGCAATGCATCGCCGGCTCAGGCACGCGACGCCGTGCGCGCACTCGCCGCGCCAGCGATGATGAGCGTGCCCGCGGGTCCGACCGTGCTCGGTATCGCGAAGGAAAGTGGACAGTTCGGTTGGGACAACGAATTCGGCGAGCTGCGCGTCGATGTGCCGGAGTTCGAGATCGACCGGTATATGGTGACGAACGGCGAGTATCGCGACTTCATCGATGCGGGCGGTTATCGCGAGCGTGCATGGTGGAACGACGCGGACTGGGCGTGGCGGGAAGCGGAACAGATCGAACATCCGGTGGTCTGGTCGCGTGGTCATGACGACAGCGCTGATGGCAACGCGTGGACGCTGCGCACGATGTTCGACGATATCCCGTTGCCGCTCGACTGGCCGGTCTATGTCAGCCACGCGGAAGCCAGTGCGTACGCGCGCTGGGCCGGCAAGTCATTGCCGACCGAGGCGCAATGGCAGCGCGCCGCGCACGGTGCACCGCAAGGCGTCTCGGGTAACTTCGATTTTCGCAACTGGAACCCGCAGCCGGTCGATGCCCATCCCGACAACGTCAGTGCATTCGGTGTTGAAGGCCAGTTCGGCAACGGCTGGGAATGGACCGCGACGCAGTTCGACGCGCTACCGGGCTTCGAAGCGTTTCCGTTCTATCTCGGCTACTCGGCGAATTTCTTCGATGGGCAGCATTACGTGCTTAAAGGCGGCTCTGCGCGTACCGCGTTGTCCATGCTGAGGCCGTCGTTCCGCAACTGGTTTCAGGCGCATTATCAGCATGTTTATGCGGGGTTTCGGTGTGTGCGGGGTTGA
- a CDS encoding universal stress protein, whose product MYTRILVAVDGSHTSRRAFDAALALASAPGAVLQPFYVIENTPMYYEAPGYDPSVLHNQLVEQGKELADDLTKVMREHGVAGDLATAQASSLDDVPTLVLKAAEAFKADLLVMGTHGRRGFQRLILGSVAERCVRQATLPVLLIPSAAGHDDDKTD is encoded by the coding sequence ATGTACACACGCATCCTCGTAGCCGTCGACGGCAGCCATACTTCGCGCCGCGCGTTCGACGCCGCGCTCGCGCTGGCGAGTGCACCTGGCGCGGTACTGCAGCCGTTCTACGTGATCGAGAACACACCGATGTATTACGAAGCACCCGGCTACGATCCCTCGGTGCTGCACAACCAGCTAGTCGAGCAAGGCAAGGAACTCGCCGACGACTTGACGAAGGTCATGCGCGAGCACGGCGTTGCCGGCGATCTCGCCACGGCCCAGGCTTCGTCGCTCGACGACGTACCCACGCTCGTACTAAAAGCCGCCGAAGCCTTCAAGGCGGACCTGCTCGTGATGGGCACGCACGGCCGGCGCGGCTTCCAGCGGCTGATACTCGGCAGCGTCGCGGAGCGTTGTGTGCGCCAGGCCACGTTACCGGTGCTGTTGATCCCGTCGGCAGCCGGTCATGACGACGACAAGACAGACTGA
- a CDS encoding DoxX family protein produces the protein MERFKFIPLLGRILIGGPFVMSGLGKLAAYGATVGYIAAMGLPVPPLAFVLAVLTELGGGLLLLSGYRARAVSLGMAVFCLVTAMVFHHNFADQNQMIHFLKNVMMAGGLLQITWFGAGAFSLDALTGRVASRVSALRAS, from the coding sequence ATGGAACGCTTCAAATTTATTCCGTTGTTAGGTCGTATTTTGATCGGTGGGCCGTTTGTCATGAGCGGGCTCGGCAAGCTCGCAGCGTATGGGGCGACGGTCGGCTACATTGCGGCCATGGGTCTGCCCGTGCCGCCGCTCGCGTTTGTCCTTGCCGTGCTGACCGAACTGGGTGGCGGCTTGCTGCTGCTGTCCGGCTATCGGGCTCGCGCCGTATCGCTGGGGATGGCGGTGTTTTGTCTGGTCACCGCGATGGTGTTTCACCACAACTTCGCCGATCAAAACCAGATGATTCACTTCCTCAAGAACGTGATGATGGCGGGCGGCCTTCTGCAGATCACGTGGTTTGGCGCCGGCGCATTCAGTCTCGATGCGCTCACCGGTCGGGTGGCTTCCCGTGTCTCGGCTCTGCGCGCGAGCTAG
- a CDS encoding type II toxin-antitoxin system VapC family toxin, with amino-acid sequence MIVLDTHALVWWVTADPTLSKKARAAIDRELAGGEIIVSAISAWEIAMLVDREKLVLSMDVASWLATVSAIEAVRFIPIDPETAVKSVELPGEFHKDPADRMIVALARKFSVPLVTKDEKIRAYAHVKTIW; translated from the coding sequence GTGATCGTGCTGGATACGCATGCGCTGGTGTGGTGGGTGACGGCTGACCCGACGCTGAGCAAGAAAGCGAGAGCCGCTATTGACCGGGAACTTGCCGGCGGCGAGATCATCGTTTCGGCAATCTCGGCTTGGGAGATCGCCATGCTCGTCGATCGGGAGAAGCTTGTCCTGTCGATGGACGTGGCGAGTTGGCTCGCAACGGTATCTGCCATCGAGGCCGTGCGCTTCATCCCGATCGATCCTGAAACGGCAGTCAAATCGGTCGAGTTACCGGGCGAGTTTCACAAAGACCCCGCTGACCGGATGATCGTTGCGCTCGCACGTAAGTTTTCGGTCCCGCTTGTGACCAAAGACGAAAAAATACGGGCCTATGCCCATGTCAAAACGATCTGGTAA
- a CDS encoding SDR family NAD(P)-dependent oxidoreductase translates to MSLPLSGPSRVAIIGAACRFPGAENLAAFRALLADAREAVSTIPAARQGLARGAQRAGLLADVERFDPEFFGIAQREADQMDPQQRLLLELVVEALDAAGLPRKDLAGSRTGVYIGISTSDYSRLQVGGNGTLDLYSGTGNALSIAANRISYVLNLAGPSFALDTACSSSLNATHLAVRALRAGEIDLAIVGGVNLLLAGDLMEVFANARMLSPDGRCKTFDASADGYVRGEGGAIVLLKRAADAARDHHPVLALIAGSAANQDGRSNGLTAPSGPAQVAVIEAALADAGLQASDIDAVELHGTGTPLGDPIEAHALAQALRAKRASALLVGSVKTNIGHLESAAGIAGLLKAAVALDEGRLPASLNFQRVNPEIDLDALGLQVATATTPLSAQDRPAHIGVSSFGFGGSNAHVILEQVAAQPERDGHAVLDGAQAQIWSLPLSAAHPEALRELAARYADRIAGLASNELHDVCYSAARHRDHLDHRLFAQGDRASLVAALRAAAAGQTHDALWQGQRPAAGPRKLAILADDSALDDGRFALGMVLAAGAGKQAVSKLTGRWDLLLQAAEAPAGLPERIRVLHAREPAQALALLYVHGHDLRWERIYPQGQFTELPAYPWRRRRCWFAPLIAQEQPATATDSNAHNQHAYRIQWRELPKLDAQPVATTDAQRWLLVGGGELAEQLRTRIEADGDHVVTVGVEGNLATRKATVAGALATQGPQWRAVLHLDALDNRSHDSAQSLFIGGLATVQALIESGQQPMRLWFATRASQAVVARATLDHPAQAVLHGIARTLANEAPHLLGGSIDLPGTADHGEASALLYEAIRSPRAEHELASRDGAWWAPRLQRAPVAADIAVPPLDANGVYLVTGAFGALGEHLLRWLVERGARRLALLGRRTPDAAALQRIEALRAQQVRVESFLCDVGDADALRAALVTAEKQLDGSLAGVIHAAGAFEGAFLAQMTEQQVAKVLSGKADAALTLADALRGRDLPLFMLISSAAATFGLPGNGNYNAANAVLDAVAAHRRGQGHVALAVSPAPIVGIGMEATAPAALRAYWQRLGLQPLQVDGVLRQIEQVQDIHHLLALPVDWKEIARHVGDTPPPLLSELLEPVAAVSAKPVASDAARAPWRQWLIDAPTAQRTHLLEQRIGEILGRVLHLPTGERPDPVLGLQEQGMDSLMALEFHDNLQRASGLQLPSTLALETPSVRSLATRLLGLLLPAADTAGHAHGAVPASSPAIATARPSTLANQPVHELLSLIAGLDDAEAWQELITATGDA, encoded by the coding sequence ATGTCATTACCATTATCCGGACCTTCACGGGTCGCCATAATCGGTGCTGCCTGTAGATTTCCAGGCGCTGAAAATCTGGCCGCATTTCGTGCGTTGCTAGCCGACGCGCGCGAGGCGGTGTCGACGATTCCCGCCGCACGTCAGGGGCTCGCGCGCGGCGCACAGCGCGCCGGTTTGCTCGCCGACGTCGAGCGCTTCGATCCCGAGTTCTTCGGCATCGCGCAGCGCGAAGCCGATCAGATGGACCCGCAACAGCGCCTGTTGCTCGAGCTGGTGGTGGAAGCACTCGATGCGGCTGGTCTGCCGCGCAAGGATCTCGCCGGCAGCCGGACCGGCGTCTATATCGGCATCTCCACATCCGACTACAGTCGCCTGCAGGTCGGCGGCAACGGCACCCTCGATCTGTATTCGGGTACCGGCAATGCGCTGAGCATCGCCGCGAATCGCATCTCATACGTACTCAATCTGGCCGGTCCGAGCTTCGCGCTGGATACGGCCTGCTCGTCGTCGCTGAACGCGACCCACCTCGCGGTACGCGCGTTGCGCGCGGGCGAGATCGATCTGGCGATCGTCGGCGGTGTGAACCTGCTGCTAGCCGGCGACCTGATGGAAGTATTCGCCAACGCGCGGATGCTGTCGCCGGACGGTCGCTGCAAGACCTTCGACGCGAGTGCCGACGGTTATGTCCGCGGTGAAGGCGGCGCCATCGTGCTACTCAAACGCGCCGCCGATGCCGCGCGCGACCATCACCCCGTGCTCGCCCTGATTGCCGGCAGCGCCGCCAATCAGGACGGTCGCAGCAATGGCCTCACCGCGCCGAGCGGTCCCGCCCAGGTGGCGGTGATCGAAGCGGCACTCGCCGATGCAGGCTTGCAGGCGAGCGACATCGATGCTGTCGAATTGCACGGCACAGGTACGCCGCTCGGCGATCCGATCGAAGCGCATGCACTGGCTCAGGCGCTGCGGGCAAAACGCGCGTCCGCTCTGCTGGTTGGATCGGTCAAGACCAATATCGGTCATCTCGAGTCGGCGGCCGGCATCGCCGGACTGTTGAAGGCAGCCGTGGCACTCGATGAAGGCCGCCTGCCGGCCAGCCTGAATTTTCAGCGCGTGAATCCGGAGATCGACCTCGATGCGCTCGGATTGCAGGTCGCCACAGCGACGACGCCGTTGTCTGCGCAAGACCGGCCTGCGCATATCGGCGTCAGCAGCTTCGGCTTCGGCGGCAGCAACGCGCATGTGATTCTCGAACAGGTCGCCGCGCAACCCGAACGCGACGGGCACGCGGTGCTCGACGGCGCGCAAGCCCAAATCTGGTCGCTGCCGCTTTCCGCTGCACATCCCGAGGCATTGCGCGAACTTGCCGCACGTTATGCCGATCGTATCGCGGGCCTCGCATCGAATGAATTGCACGACGTCTGCTATAGCGCAGCACGTCACCGCGATCATCTCGATCATCGGCTCTTCGCTCAGGGCGATCGCGCGAGCCTTGTCGCCGCGTTGCGCGCAGCGGCAGCCGGTCAAACCCACGATGCGCTGTGGCAAGGTCAACGCCCGGCGGCAGGACCGCGCAAGCTGGCCATTCTCGCCGACGACAGCGCACTCGACGACGGTCGCTTCGCGCTCGGCATGGTGCTCGCCGCGGGTGCCGGCAAGCAGGCCGTGAGCAAGCTCACGGGTCGCTGGGACCTGCTGCTGCAAGCCGCCGAGGCACCGGCTGGCCTGCCCGAGCGCATCCGTGTGCTGCATGCACGCGAACCAGCGCAGGCGCTCGCGTTGCTTTACGTGCACGGCCACGATCTGCGCTGGGAGCGTATCTACCCGCAGGGGCAGTTCACCGAGCTGCCCGCCTATCCGTGGCGTCGTCGTCGCTGCTGGTTCGCTCCCCTCATCGCTCAGGAGCAACCCGCAACAGCAACGGATTCAAACGCGCACAACCAGCACGCCTATCGGATTCAGTGGCGCGAACTGCCGAAGCTCGATGCCCAACCCGTCGCCACGACCGACGCGCAACGCTGGCTACTGGTCGGCGGCGGCGAGCTGGCCGAACAGCTGCGCACGCGCATCGAAGCCGACGGCGACCACGTCGTCACAGTCGGCGTCGAAGGTAATCTGGCCACGCGCAAGGCAACCGTCGCCGGGGCGCTCGCCACCCAGGGTCCGCAGTGGCGCGCCGTGCTGCATCTCGATGCGCTCGACAACCGCAGCCACGACAGCGCGCAATCGCTGTTCATCGGCGGCCTCGCGACCGTGCAGGCATTGATCGAGAGCGGCCAGCAACCGATGCGGTTGTGGTTCGCTACCCGCGCGTCCCAGGCAGTCGTTGCGCGCGCAACGCTCGACCATCCCGCGCAGGCTGTTTTGCACGGCATCGCGCGTACGCTGGCCAATGAAGCGCCGCATCTGCTCGGCGGCAGCATCGACCTGCCCGGCACCGCCGATCACGGCGAAGCGTCGGCGCTCCTGTACGAGGCGATACGTTCGCCTCGCGCAGAACATGAACTGGCCTCGCGCGATGGCGCCTGGTGGGCACCGCGACTACAGCGCGCACCGGTCGCCGCCGATATCGCCGTTCCCCCACTGGATGCCAACGGCGTGTACCTGGTCACCGGTGCCTTCGGCGCACTCGGTGAGCATTTGCTGCGCTGGCTAGTCGAGCGCGGTGCGCGTCGGCTTGCCTTGCTGGGTCGCCGCACTCCAGATGCGGCAGCGCTGCAACGAATCGAAGCGCTGCGCGCGCAGCAGGTCCGCGTCGAGAGCTTCCTCTGCGACGTCGGCGACGCCGATGCATTGCGCGCCGCGCTCGTCACTGCCGAGAAACAACTGGATGGTTCGCTGGCCGGTGTGATCCATGCCGCCGGCGCATTCGAAGGCGCATTCCTCGCGCAGATGACCGAGCAGCAGGTCGCCAAAGTGTTGAGTGGCAAAGCCGACGCCGCGCTGACGCTAGCCGATGCGTTGCGTGGGCGCGATCTGCCATTGTTCATGTTGATCTCGTCGGCGGCCGCGACCTTCGGCCTGCCCGGCAACGGCAACTACAACGCCGCCAACGCGGTGCTCGACGCCGTCGCCGCGCATCGTCGCGGTCAAGGCCACGTCGCGCTGGCGGTGAGCCCGGCACCGATCGTCGGTATCGGCATGGAAGCCACTGCGCCTGCCGCCTTGCGCGCTTACTGGCAGCGCCTCGGCCTGCAGCCATTGCAGGTCGATGGTGTGCTGCGGCAGATCGAACAGGTTCAGGACATCCATCATCTGCTGGCACTGCCGGTCGACTGGAAAGAGATCGCGCGACACGTGGGCGACACACCGCCGCCGCTACTCAGCGAATTGCTCGAGCCGGTCGCAGCCGTAAGCGCGAAACCCGTCGCATCGGATGCCGCACGCGCGCCGTGGCGCCAGTGGCTCATCGACGCGCCCACTGCGCAGCGCACTCATCTGCTTGAACAACGCATCGGTGAAATCCTCGGACGCGTACTGCATCTGCCGACGGGCGAGCGTCCCGATCCGGTGCTGGGTCTGCAGGAACAAGGCATGGATTCGCTGATGGCACTCGAATTCCACGACAACCTGCAACGCGCGAGCGGCTTGCAACTGCCGAGCACGCTCGCGCTGGAGACACCCTCGGTACGCAGCCTCGCCACGCGTCTGCTGGGTCTGCTGCTGCCTGCCGCCGATACCGCCGGTCACGCGCACGGAGCAGTGCCAGCGTCGTCACCGGCCATCGCCACCGCACGGCCATCGACGCTCGCCAACCAGCCGGTGCATGAACTGCTGTCCCTGATCGCGGGACTCGACGACGCCGAAGCCTGGCAAGAACTGATCACAGCCACGGGAGACGCCTGA
- a CDS encoding tannase/feruloyl esterase family alpha/beta hydrolase — protein MKSWIESNAMRLAIALAVGGCLPAFLGYGNAEAAGSLATPAALKSLDYATQCTKINGQQFNGITVTTSLRIAAAGGNPAYCKISATGAANTQLDIEVDLPDNWSNRLLHQGGGGFDGSIPTVEATSAQFPLIKPLARGIAYTASNGGNRTGNPAELLTNTTELQDYAYASTGITVHFAKAVIRAFYGSAPRYTYFNGASNGGREAYLVAQNLPGDYDGIIAGDESMNMGTQVAAMLHTATIAGSPAMPSSAQWTAAYSAAVAQCGNANGVILNPAACTFSPVALQCGASGAPAATCLSPAQVQTVQRLLAPLSTSSGQLLFAGYNWADFGSMFGVGAYGGLGGGFAAIGTGNVEWLFPPTVPGSLQANFNVDASYPIIAAGLQNIGADHHLPAIAQYLMAGKKMISFNGAADPLISPRDHLRNWKTVVQLAGFAGSNARFYLEPGVGHVLGGNGPDQTDYLGAMIAWVEYDIPPGQLLLVKFDTNGKVTSSLPDCPYPFVPHYLGAGDVNAASSYICVPG, from the coding sequence GTGAAAAGCTGGATTGAAAGTAACGCCATGCGACTCGCCATCGCATTGGCCGTGGGCGGGTGCTTGCCCGCGTTCCTGGGTTATGGCAACGCGGAGGCCGCGGGATCGCTGGCGACGCCGGCGGCGTTGAAGTCGCTCGACTACGCGACACAGTGCACGAAAATCAACGGCCAGCAATTCAATGGCATTACGGTGACAACGAGTCTGCGCATTGCTGCGGCAGGCGGCAACCCTGCCTATTGCAAGATCTCCGCAACCGGCGCCGCGAATACCCAGCTCGACATCGAGGTCGATCTTCCCGACAACTGGTCGAACCGGTTGCTGCACCAGGGCGGTGGCGGTTTCGATGGGAGCATTCCAACTGTTGAAGCCACCTCTGCACAGTTCCCGTTGATCAAACCGCTCGCGCGTGGGATTGCCTATACCGCATCGAACGGTGGCAACCGCACCGGTAATCCTGCGGAACTACTGACGAATACGACCGAGCTGCAGGACTACGCGTATGCGTCGACCGGCATCACGGTTCACTTCGCCAAGGCCGTCATTCGCGCGTTCTATGGTTCGGCGCCGAGATATACGTACTTCAATGGCGCATCGAACGGTGGCCGCGAAGCCTATCTTGTCGCGCAGAATCTGCCGGGCGATTACGACGGCATCATCGCCGGCGATGAAAGCATGAACATGGGCACGCAGGTAGCAGCGATGCTACATACGGCAACGATTGCGGGTTCACCCGCCATGCCATCGAGTGCGCAATGGACCGCAGCCTACAGTGCGGCAGTCGCGCAATGCGGCAACGCCAACGGCGTGATCCTGAATCCTGCTGCCTGTACCTTCAGCCCAGTGGCCCTGCAGTGCGGCGCGTCGGGTGCGCCTGCGGCAACGTGTCTTTCGCCCGCACAGGTACAGACCGTGCAGCGCCTGCTTGCTCCCTTGTCGACAAGCAGTGGCCAGTTGCTTTTTGCCGGCTATAACTGGGCGGATTTCGGCTCGATGTTCGGTGTCGGTGCATACGGCGGACTGGGTGGTGGCTTTGCAGCGATCGGTACCGGCAACGTGGAATGGCTGTTTCCGCCGACGGTACCCGGCAGTCTGCAAGCGAACTTCAATGTTGACGCGTCCTATCCAATCATCGCAGCGGGGCTGCAAAACATTGGCGCCGATCACCACCTGCCGGCTATCGCGCAATATCTGATGGCGGGTAAAAAGATGATCTCGTTCAACGGTGCCGCCGATCCGCTGATTTCCCCGCGCGACCATCTGCGCAACTGGAAAACCGTGGTACAGCTTGCCGGCTTCGCCGGGAGCAATGCGCGCTTCTATCTGGAGCCGGGCGTGGGTCACGTGCTCGGCGGCAACGGTCCCGATCAGACCGACTATCTCGGGGCGATGATTGCGTGGGTCGAGTACGACATCCCGCCGGGGCAACTGCTGCTCGTGAAATTCGACACCAATGGCAAGGTGACGTCGTCGCTGCCGGACTGCCCGTATCCGTTCGTGCCGCACTATCTGGGCGCCGGCGATGTGAATGCGGCGTCCAGCTATATCTGCGTGCCGGGCTAA
- a CDS encoding FadR/GntR family transcriptional regulator — MNERKSLGLPDKIYSDILNRILEGEYKEGGRLPTEHALAERFDTSRPTVREALARLRADGIIVTRHGSGTTVARRPDPDVRRFAPLETLSDIRRCYEFRIVTEAGAAALAAQQAEADDIAAIQHAWDELERIIETQGIGAKDDFAFHLAVARASKNPFFITVMSFIEEQIVFSMNLSRNLSLVKTVERQRLVQAEHLAVLDAIRARDSVAAGHAMRVHLENARDRMFGS, encoded by the coding sequence ATGAACGAGCGCAAATCGTTGGGCCTGCCCGACAAGATTTACAGCGACATCCTCAATCGAATTCTCGAAGGCGAGTACAAGGAGGGTGGCCGTCTGCCCACCGAGCACGCGCTGGCCGAACGTTTCGATACCTCCCGGCCGACCGTGCGCGAAGCGCTGGCGCGCTTGCGCGCCGACGGCATCATCGTGACGCGGCACGGTTCGGGTACGACGGTCGCGCGTCGCCCCGATCCGGATGTGCGGCGCTTTGCCCCGCTTGAAACGCTGTCCGACATCCGCCGTTGCTACGAATTTCGCATCGTCACCGAGGCCGGCGCGGCCGCGCTAGCCGCCCAGCAAGCGGAGGCCGACGATATCGCGGCGATCCAGCACGCGTGGGACGAACTCGAGCGGATCATCGAGACCCAGGGCATCGGAGCCAAGGATGACTTCGCGTTTCATCTGGCCGTGGCCCGCGCATCGAAGAACCCGTTTTTCATCACCGTGATGTCGTTCATCGAAGAGCAGATCGTGTTCAGCATGAACCTGTCGCGCAACCTGTCGCTGGTGAAAACCGTCGAGCGACAACGGCTCGTGCAGGCCGAACATCTCGCGGTACTCGACGCGATCCGTGCCAGAGATTCCGTTGCGGCAGGCCACGCGATGCGCGTTCACCTCGAAAACGCACGCGACAGGATGTTCGGCTCGTAG